ATGTAAACCCAGAGAGGATGGATTGGGACTCGGACATTGAGTTGagtgttttcttctatttccttcTGGTTAGCATGGATTTGGAGCATATATGCCTGGAAAGTTTCAGTTTTAGACCAATACGCTTCGACATTGtgttttgaagaagaaagatgagcaGGCATGTGGAAAGCATTTTGGAGTGAATCAGTAtagtttatttcatttttattcatGACAATAAATGTTCTGTTTTGTCGATATATCTTTAACCGACTTCTAATTTAGTCATGAATTTGTGCATTCAGATGCTGAGCAAACCCAGAGTTAATCTTAATGATGTAGTAGCGCTTCCATGGATCGGCCCAAATCCATTGAACTGGAAACATAGTTGGGTTTTTACTCTAGTAGGATATTAGTAGTTTATTATTTACTTAGATTTATCTTGCAATCTTTCTACTAGCTTAGAGTTTTATTCCGTTTTTAGAGCTTGATTCCATACAGGTTGGGTTAGATAATTaagaaattttatttctatttcagttttagacttcAATTAGAAAGCTTTTAATTTCGTTGTTATAGATAAGCTTGTATTGGTTTATGTGGTGTGAGGCCTGCATGCATGGCTTGAGGCCTTCTGTTCCTTCGCTGTTTCAGGTGGTAACAGCAGGCCCTCTTGGccttctttatctctctctctcctctattttctcCTTGAGATATGGGGAGAAGGAAGCCCATCCTTAGGCAACTCAAGCCCCTGGATACTGACCTCAAATTCCCCTTCAGTTGTGAAAGCCGACACCTGCAACTGGGTTGCAGAAACATCTACCGCCAGGTCTTGATTCAGGTCTTCCATATTGATTTCTGGGTTGTTCTTTCCAGTCATTAAGAGATCCTTGTGCTGCGATTTTCCACCAGAAATTTCAGGCAGATCCGAGGCCAAACCAGTGAGTTCTGGTCTCTCCGCCTGGGTATTCTGGTTTCTAtctaaggttgaagacaaccgtTGATCCCCGCCTCCCCGGCTCCCCCACgatattttcccttttaagtcAGTTTCCTATATTTGCCTCATCCCTTTCCTTTACTATATTTCGTCCttttaattgttttatttcCTGCTTTGCCCTTACACTTTAAAGTTTATTTACCTTCGTGTTTTGATTTCATCTCTTGCCTACAAAGGGTTTCTATGCTTTTCATATAATTACCAGATTTCCATTGTCCTTGTTATTTGTGTCCActcttgggtgggcccataagaGAACCAATATGGTTATTCCGCCCCAGGTTTCGCATCACTTATTTTCTGTTTAGGATGCTTTTGGGACAATATGGAGATGATTTATCTCAATGTAGTTCTACTTAGCATTTGAATTCATTTTTCCTCTAAaattggagtcatcccaaattCTGCACAAATACTATGATTTATCTTTGTTCAAGATGTTTTGAATTCCTATTTCTTCAGTTGCTTAAATCTCATCTTATGTTTAATTTATTCTTCATATAAGCTATTTCCAACAGTCTATGTTCATCACTGCTATCCGTTCTTTTTTGGCTGTTCTAGATTGAATATATAAATGGCAGATCATCGGAATGGAAATACCAAGGCTTCAGATAGCAAAACTTCTGCAGCAGGCCGTGCATACACCATCAATCTTGAAAATTTCAGCAAAAggctgaaaattttttattctcacTGGAAGAACCACGAAAGTGATCTATGGGGCTCCTCTGATGTTATAGCGATTGCAACACCTCCGGCTTCTGAGGATTTAAGGTACCTGAAATCTTCAGCACTGAACATTTGGTTGCTTGGTTATGAGTTCCCGGAGACAGTTATGGTTTTCATGAAGAGGCAGATCCATATCTTATGTAGCCAGAAGAAGGGCTCTCTTCTTGAAGTCATTAGAAAAGCAGCCACAGAAGCTGTAGGTGCAGAAGTCGTTATTCATGTCAAAACAAGGAATGATGATGGAACTGCAATGATGGAGGAGATATTTCGGGCTGTCTATGCTCATGCAAAATCAGATGGCCATGAATCTCCTGTTGTTGGACACATATTGAAGGAGGCTCCTGAAGGAAATCTGTTAGAGACATGGGATGAAAAACTGAAGAAATCCAGTTTCCAGCTTATTGATGTGACAAATGGGTTCGCAGACTTGTTTGCTGTCAAGGACAGTACTGAACTTACATACGTGAGGAAGTCAGGATACTTAACTGCTTCTGTAATGAAGTATTTTGTCGTCCCAAAGCTTGAGAGGGTCATTGATGAAGAGAAAAAGGTCTCACATTCTTCATTGATGGATGAAACTGAGAAGGCAATTCTGGATCCTGCAAGGGTTAAGGTAAAGCTCAAGGCAGAGAATGTTGATATTTGTTACCCTCCAATCTTTCAGAGTGGAGGAGAGTTTGATCTAAGGCCAAGTGCTTCAAGTAATGATGAGAATCTCTACTTTGACTCCACAAGTGTAATCATATGTGCAGTTGGGTCTCGCTATAACAGTTACTGCTCTAATCTTGCCAGGACTTTTCTGATTGATGCAAATACAGTGCAAAGCAAGGCTTATGAGGTTCTCCTCAATGCTCATGAAGCTGCAATAAGTGCATTAAAACCAGGGAACAAGGTCAGTGCTGCCTACCAAGCAGCCCTATCAGTTGTTGAGAAGGATGCTCCTGAGTTAGCTGCAAATCTGACTAAATCTGCTGGTACGAGTATTGGTCTTGAGTTCCGTGAATCAGGATTGAGTCTCAATGCCAGGAATGACCGAGAATTGAAGGCAGGAATGATTTTCAATGTTTCACTTGGTTTTCAAAACTTGCAAGCGCAGACCAATAATCTGAAGACACAGAAATTCTCATTGTTGCTTGCCGATACAGTTATTGTCAATGAGAAGAAACCTGAAGTTTTGACTTCTATCAGCTCTAAGGCTGTCAAGGATGTGGCTTACTCTTTCAATGAAgacgaggaggaagaagagaaaccaAAATCCAAAGCTCAAGCCAATGGCAAAGAGACCTTTTTGTCGAAAGCACAACTAAGGTCTGTTGGGAATGAAATGTCAAAGGAGGAGCAACGGAAGCAGCACCAGGCAGAGCTTGCCCGCCAAAAGAATGAAGAAACAGCGAGGAGGCTGGCAGGGGGTGGGCCTGTGACAGGGGATGCTCATGGTGCAGGGAGAGCTTTGGGTGATCTTGTTGCATATAAGAGTGTCAATGATATCCCTCCTTCCAGGGAATTGATGATTCAGATTGACCAGAAGAACGAAGCCATACTCTTGCCAGTTCATGGAATTATGGTTCCTTTCCATGTAGCAACTGTCAAAAGTGTGAACAGCCAACAAGACAGTAATAGATCTTGGTTTATCCGTATAATTTTTAATGTTCCAGGAACCCCATTCAGCTCCCATGATGCAAACTCTCTGAAATTCCAAGGGTCTATCTATTTGAAGGAGGTCTTGTTCCGCTCCAAGGACTCAAGACATATTAGTGAAATGGTGCAGCAGATTAAGACCCTCCGGCGGCAGGTTGCATCAAGAGAGTCAGAGAGAGCTGAGAGGGCCACTTTGGTTACTCAGGAGAAACTGCAATTAGCAGGGGGTAAATTCAAGCCAATTAGGTTGACCGACCTCTGGATCCGTCCTCCTTTTGGAGGTCGGGGAAGAAAACTTCCTGGTACTGTAGAGGCCCATGTAAACGGTTTCCGATATTCTACATCAAGACATGATGAGCGGGTTGATGTCATGTATGGTAACATCAAGCATGCATTCTTCCAGCcttctgagaaggagatgatcACCTTATTGCACTTCCACCTGCACAACCACATTATGGTAGGGAACAAGAAGACCAAAGATGTCCAGTTCTATGTTGAAGTAATGGATGTGGTCCAGACGCTGGGCGGGGGGAGGAGATCCGCCAATGACCCTGATGAGATTGTGGAGGAGCAGCGGGAAAGGGACCGGAAGAACAGAATCAACATAGACTTCCAGAACTTTGTCAACAGGGTGAATGAGCTGTGGGAGCAGCCCCAGTTCAAGGGATTTGAACTTGAGTTTGACCAGCCTCTCAGAGATCTCGGCTTCCATGGTGTTCCCTACAAGTCATCGGCTTTTATTGTTCCAACTGCAAGCTGTCTGGTCGAGTTGATAGAGACACCTTCTCTGGTGGTTACGCTGAGTGAGATTGAGATAGTGAACCTGGAGAGAGTCGGGCTTGGACAGAAGAGCCTTGATATGGCAATCGTATTCAAGGACTTCAAGAAAAGTGTCCTTCGGATTGATTCGATTCCATCTTCATCTCTTGAAAGCATCAAAGAGTGGCTTGATGCAGCAGACATCAAGTACTATGAGAGCAGGATGAATTTGAACTGGCCACCAATATTGAAGAGAATCACCGATGACCCTCAGGCGTTCATTGAGGAAGGCGGGTGGGAGTTCCTTAACTTGGAAGCATCTGACTCAGATTCAGAGAAAACAGAGGAATCTGACCAAGGATATGAGCCATCAGATGTGCAGTCTGACTCGGGTTCTGAAGATGAGGACAATGATAGTGAGTCACTGGTGGAgtcagaggaggaggaggaggaggactCTGAGGAACTCtcagaggaggaagaggggaaAACATGGGAGGAGCTGGAGAGGGAGGCAAGCAATGCGGACAGGGAGAAAGGGGATGAATCTGATAGTGAGgaggaaaggaagagaaggaagatgaaGGCTTTTGGTAAGAGTCGGATCCCTGATAGAAGCGGCCCTTCCAGTCGGATCCCTGATAGAACTGGCTCTTCCAGTCGGATCCCTGATAGAAGTGGCCCTTCCAGTCGGATCCCTGATAGAAGCAGGACTTCCAATCGGATCCCTGATAGAGGCGGCCCTTCCAAGAGGCCTAAGTTGAGGTAAAGTGGCTGGAGTCGGCGATTAAAATGCAGTAGCAGCAGTGGTGGTGGCACCTGAATTAGGTTGACTTGGCTTTGTAAATCTTGGGGCATTAATTTAGCTGGTAGGGGTGGGGGACTTCTTTCTTTAGGCCTTTCTGTATATGTTTTCTCTTGGTGTTtggttatttatattttaatggaCCCGATAAGCATGGCATCTTCTTGAGCCAGGAGTGCTTCCATTCACACTTTGTTACCAGAAATATTAATCCGTCTATCTAATTTCTGTTCAACTTAGCTAGAGGTTTCGGAACAACCTTGTTACTTGTGAATAGGCTTCCAATATAACTTGCTGAAATTAGAGATGCGGAGGTAGTTGCAGGCCACAAATGTCAGCTTTTGCCTCCGCTTCCGCGTCCTCGGTGATACGTTTTTTTGCTGCAGCTGCCATGAATATGCTTTGGGTATTCATAACACAGCAGTTCTGGTATTATCTCTTTTTGAGGATGATTAAGTGTTGGTGGCGCAATGGTCAAGTTGTACTATTATGGCAAGTTGGTCACTGGTTTTAAACTTGAAACAGTCATGGATAAAAATcatctgaaattctcatcttgtgcAATTTTGTACAATGCCCCCTTAGGTGGTCGACACGAGTACAATTCCAAATGAACGGTCCAAATTCAAATACCACTGACACAACCTTAAACCGGTGAGAAACTaacttgaaccaaaccattGGAGAACAAACTGGTTCAGTTcatcaatttgaaataaaagctGAAAGAGtcattctcctctctctctctctctctctctctctctctctctctctctctctcgactctctcctCTCGCTCTCTATTACTAGAAGCCCTGACCCTCTTTGTCACCAAAAGCTCATACctgctctctctcctctctctcctctccctgctctctctcctctctctctgttcGTCGCTCgactccactctctctctcttcgtcgCTCGACTCCACTCTCTCTCTGTTCCTCGCGCGACTCCACTCTCGACTCGCTCTCTATTCGTCGCTCGACTCCTCTCTCGACTCGCTCTCTCTTTGTTACGAGCTCGACTTGCTCTCTCTTTGTTACGAAGCTCTCCCTCTCTGCCCTAACTCTCTCAGAGACCTAACGGCAACCTGCTGCACCAACATTTCTGGTTCACTGCAAAGGTATGAAGAACAACTCCTTCATTTTTATGTAATCTTGTGGATGTATTTGATATgtcaattttattatttttttattttttattaattaagggTAAGATTAAATCCCCACCAAAACCATACCAAGTATTGCTTTACCTGGATCACCAATTTTTAATAGAATCTGTTGATTGCATCCTTTGCTCTGTGGTTTTGACTGCTGTAATATTAGGGGAAAAGGGTTGATCTTCCCCGTTGATTTCTCACATGTCCAAAGTTGTGTCAAACATTCCTGAGGACAGTTAGGGACCAATGTGGACATATGCCTTTCACTTGTTACTATAATGTACTAACAATATTTTTTGTAGGTAagaagtctttagctcaaaatggtagagcacctgggttaatgcccaggttatggtggttcaaatccaccaagactttgaaagtgaatGAATGTGTTCTACCTTACTGCTGTCATATGCTTCTGCTGGTTTACCAAGagttgggaattttttttttttaatagtttctgGTGATGAAATTGCATTTTCAAGGTTTAGTTCTGGATTTGAGAGTGTTTGTATGGAATATTTTTGGGTGAGATTGGTTCTGACACTTTAATCTCCTTGGATAGCTGGTGTTGTCATTTGTCATTCTTTTAAAGGAGGTGGTTGTGTATGGGGAAGGGTACCGAGTATCCATTCTGTAGAAGAATAGAACATTGTGAAAGTAAGAGGAGTTGGAATATGATATCCAACAAAGAATACTCCAAAAAGGGGGATTAATAAGTATCAATGGATATGTGAAGATATTACCTATGATTACTAGGTTTTTAATTCCCCTGTTTATTACAGCTTGAACCAttcttttaaaaagaaatgtggaGCTATACTGGTTAGAATCCCTTCAAGATATCGTGGATGCACTTCTCCTCTAGTGCCTCAGTTGGAAATTATCAAGATAAGTTGTGGTAAATGGATTACAGATTGTATATGAATGTCGAAAAGAGATGCCAGAAATAAGTCCAAGATACTCTGGTGGACATTGAACTGCTATGCCTCTAATTCTGAATTGCATCATTGATCGAATGGTTTATTATCGAGTTTTTGCACCACATATATGTAAGTCTGTAGGAACTCAAATATTTAAGAAGTCCTTAGCCTCCTGCATTGTTGTGATAGACTTTATAATACAGAGTTGTTAAAGAACTACCATGCAGTGTATGATTgtcctttttatatttattaaaagacccactttttttcccctttttaactGGTAGGAAATGCAGTTTCTGGATGAATGCAACTCTTAGTTAGGTTGTCAGCTCTTATGGATCAGTAACTGTGGATCCCACAATCAAATGAAATGAAGATAGGTGTTCAGAACCCAAAATAAAACTGAAGTTGTCAATGAGACATCATCATGAATATTTCTTTAGAGCATGATAAATTACACAAGAAAAGATGCATCATGTTGAATCAAGCCCATCTTTGAtcctttttgcttctttttcaaAGCCCTTGTTGGAATTATATCTGAACATTGTCATCCTCAACCAAGAGCTTTGTGAGTTAATTCTCCCTGCAGTTCTGCCACTGATACTTCTCTTTATGTCTCTTCAGTCACTTTTATGGAACTGAGACAACTTTTCACTGCAAATGCCATTAGTTTAGCAGCCTATAGAATGGAAGCAGTACAGAGGACTTTTAAGCTGTTTGTGCATAAGAGTAAGTTGTACAAATGATGCTCATAAACTACTCAATTGATCAAGCAGTTTTTATTGGTGCGTACTGTTTATTCCCTTTCGTTTCGATTATTTTCCTGAGTATGTGAGTACTGTTTATTCTCTATTGGTGGCCTGTTTCAAGGAGATATCAACCAAAATTGTTGCTGCAGGTCTCTGACTCAAGAAGACCCTGTGATAGCATAAGGAGGAGGAATTCTGGGCAGCATCTtaattctttctcccataactCCCAGATCTGATGCAGCCCATCTTTTGAGGTTGTTTTAGGTATCATACAAACTACCTTCCACCAAGGATTCAGCCCCATTTGGGCATCGATCTGCTGGCCACAGTTCTTACCACTAAAGACCAGAAGACCCTAATTTCCCCTCTAAAGTATGAACCCAACCATCACAATATACTACGGGAAATACTATGGAAAACTAAAATGCAATATGCACCATTAAGTTCCCAAACTGGGGTTCACTAAAAGTTCCTTGGAATCTACAANNNNNNNNNNNNNNNNNNNNNNNNNNNNNNNNNNNNNNNNNNNNNNNNNNNNNNNNNNNNNNNNNNNNNNNNNNNNNNNNNNNNNNNNNNNNNNNNNNNNNNNNNNNNNNNNNNNNNNNNNNNNNNNNNNNNNNNNNNNNNNNNNNNNNNNNNNNNNNNNNNNNNNNNNNNNNNNNNNNNNNNNNNNNNNNNNNNNNNNNNNNNNNNNNNNNNNNNNNNNNNNNNNNNNNNNNNNNNNNNNNNNNNNNNNNNNNNNNNNNNNNNNNNNNNNNNNNNNNNNNNNNNNNNNNNNNNNNNNNNNNNNNNNNNNNNNNNNNNNNNNNNNNNNNNNNNNNNNNNNNNNNNNNNNNNNNNNNNNNNNNNNNNNNNNNNNNNNNNNNNNNNNNNNNNNNNNNNNNNNNNNNNNNNNNNNNNNNNNNNNNNNNNNNNNNNNNNNNNNNNNNNNNNNNNNNNNNNNNNNNNNNNNNNNNNNNNNNNNNNNNNNNNNNNNNNNNNNNNNNNNNNNNNNNNNNNNNNNNNNNNNNNNNNNNNNNNNNNNNNNNNNNNNNNNNNNNNNNNNNNNNNNNNNNNNNNNNNNNNNNNNNNNNNNNNNNNNNNNNNNNNNNNNNNNNNNNNNNNNNNNNNNNNNNNNNNNNNNNNNNNNNNNNNNNNNNNNNNNNNNNNNNNNNNNNNNNNNNNNNNNNNNNNNNNNNNNNNNNNNNNNNNNNNNNNNNNNNNNNNNNNNNNNNNNNNNNNNNNNNNNNNNNNNNNNNNNNNNNNNNNNNNNNNNNNNNNNNNNNNNNNNNNNNNNNNNNNNNNNNNNNNNNNNNNNNNNNNNNNNNNNNNNNNNNNNNNNNNNNNNNNNNNNNNNNNNNNNNNNNNNNNNNNNNNNNNNNNNNNNNNNNNNNNNNNNNNNNNNNNNNNNNNNNNNNNNNNNNNNNNNNNNNNNNNNNNNNNNNNNNNNNNNNNNNNNNNNNNNNNNNNNNNNNNNNNNNNNNNNNNNNNNNNNNNNNNNNNNNNNNNNNNNNNNNNNNNNNNNNNNNNNNNNNNNNNNNNNNNNNNNNNNNNNNNNNNNNNNNNNNNNNNNNNNNNNNNNNNNNNNNNNNNNNNNNNNNNNNNNNNNNNNNNNNNNNNNNNNNNNNNNNNNNNNNNNNNNNNNNNNNNNNNNNNNNNNNNNNNNNNNNNNNNNNNNNNNNNNNNNNNNNNNNNNNNNNNNNNNNNNNNNNNNNNNNNNNNNNNNNNNNNNNNNNNNNNNNNNNNNNNNNNNNNNNNNNNNNNNNNNNNNNNNNNNNNNNNNNNNNNNNNNNNNNNNNNNNNNNNNNNNNNNNNNNNNNNNNNNNNNNNNNNNNNNNNNNNNNNNNNNNNNNNNNNNNNNNNNNNNNNNNNNNNNNNNNNNNNNNNNNNNNNNNNNNNNNNNNNNNNNNNNNNNNNNNNNNNNNNNNNNNNNNNNNNNNNNNNNNNNNNNNNNNNNNNNNNNNNNNNNNNNNNNNNNNNNNNNNNNNNNNNNNNNNNNNNNNNNNNNNNNNNNNNNNNNNNNNNNNNNNNNNNNNNNNNNNNNNNNNNNNNNNNNNNNNNNNNNNNNNNNNNNNNNNNNNNNNNNNNNNNNNNNNNNNNNNNNNNNNNNNNNNNNNNNNNNNNNNNNNNNNNNNNNNNNNNNNNNNNNNNNNNNNNNNNNNNNNNNNNNNNNNNNNNNNNNNNNNNNNNNNNNNNNNNNNNNNNNNNNNNNNNNNNNNNNNNNNNNNNNNNNNNNNNNNNNNNNNNNNNNNNNNNNNNNNNNNNNNNNNNNNNNNNNNNNNNNNNNNNNNNNNNNNNNNNNNNNNNNNNNNNNNNNNNNNNNNNNNNNNNNNNNNNNNNNNNNNNNNNNNNNNNNNNNNNNNNNNNNNNNNNNNNNNNNNNNNNNNNNNNNNNNNNNNNNNNNNNNNNNNNNNNNNNNNNNNNNNNNNNNNNNNNNNNNNNNNNNNNNNNNNNNNNNNNNNNNNNNNNNNNNNNNNNNNNNNNNNNNNNNNNNNNNNNNNNNNNNNNNNNNNNNNNNNNNNNNNNNNNNNNNNNNNNNNNNNNNNNNNNNNNNNNNNNNNNNNNNNNNNNNNNNNNNNNNNNNNNNNNNNNNNNNNNNNNNNNNNNNNNNNNNNNNNNNNNNNNNNNNNNNNNNNNNNNNNNNNNNNNNNNNNNNNgcccgattaaggtggcccgattataacccgagaccgaccgaccgaatataaagtgtaccatgccctcaataactaagcccgattagttaaatgggcggacacggtgtagcctttgaaagtcttcaagcccgattaagcccgaccgaaaccgaaccggcctgatcggttgacacccctacttcacAGCGCCTTGGTGGCCCACTTGAATTGGCCTGCCAAAAGACTAGCCATTGCTAATGTACATGTAATACAATTACCTAGCAAAGTgccatttttttcccctccagTTTTTTCGTTGTTTTAAGGGGCAT
This genomic stretch from Macadamia integrifolia cultivar HAES 741 chromosome 2, SCU_Mint_v3, whole genome shotgun sequence harbors:
- the LOC122067268 gene encoding FACT complex subunit SPT16-like → MADHRNGNTKASDSKTSAAGRAYTINLENFSKRLKIFYSHWKNHESDLWGSSDVIAIATPPASEDLRYLKSSALNIWLLGYEFPETVMVFMKRQIHILCSQKKGSLLEVIRKAATEAVGAEVVIHVKTRNDDGTAMMEEIFRAVYAHAKSDGHESPVVGHILKEAPEGNLLETWDEKLKKSSFQLIDVTNGFADLFAVKDSTELTYVRKSGYLTASVMKYFVVPKLERVIDEEKKVSHSSLMDETEKAILDPARVKVKLKAENVDICYPPIFQSGGEFDLRPSASSNDENLYFDSTSVIICAVGSRYNSYCSNLARTFLIDANTVQSKAYEVLLNAHEAAISALKPGNKVSAAYQAALSVVEKDAPELAANLTKSAGTSIGLEFRESGLSLNARNDRELKAGMIFNVSLGFQNLQAQTNNLKTQKFSLLLADTVIVNEKKPEVLTSISSKAVKDVAYSFNEDEEEEEKPKSKAQANGKETFLSKAQLRSVGNEMSKEEQRKQHQAELARQKNEETARRLAGGGPVTGDAHGAGRALGDLVAYKSVNDIPPSRELMIQIDQKNEAILLPVHGIMVPFHVATVKSVNSQQDSNRSWFIRIIFNVPGTPFSSHDANSLKFQGSIYLKEVLFRSKDSRHISEMVQQIKTLRRQVASRESERAERATLVTQEKLQLAGGKFKPIRLTDLWIRPPFGGRGRKLPGTVEAHVNGFRYSTSRHDERVDVMYGNIKHAFFQPSEKEMITLLHFHLHNHIMVGNKKTKDVQFYVEVMDVVQTLGGGRRSANDPDEIVEEQRERDRKNRINIDFQNFVNRVNELWEQPQFKGFELEFDQPLRDLGFHGVPYKSSAFIVPTASCLVELIETPSLVVTLSEIEIVNLERVGLGQKSLDMAIVFKDFKKSVLRIDSIPSSSLESIKEWLDAADIKYYESRMNLNWPPILKRITDDPQAFIEEGGWEFLNLEASDSDSEKTEESDQGYEPSDVQSDSGSEDEDNDSESLVESEEEEEEDSEELSEEEEGKTWEELEREASNADREKGDESDSEEERKRRKMKAFGKSRIPDRSGPSSRIPDRTGSSSRIPDRSGPSSRIPDRSRTSNRIPDRGGPSKRPKLR